One window from the genome of Thermaerobacter marianensis DSM 12885 encodes:
- a CDS encoding 2-oxoacid:ferredoxin oxidoreductase subunit beta has product MAKVADFRAARPTWCPGCGDFGVLNALTRAVADLGLEPEDVVVVSGIGCSGKISQYFGGYGFHGIHGRALPIAQGVKLANRDLTVIAAGGDGDGYGIGLSHVIHAIRRNVDLTYIVMDNHIYGLTTGQLAPTSDKGMKTKTSPYGSVEEPIRPLELALAQGCGFVAQAFSGEINHMAEVFKKAIQHKGFSLVNVFSPCVTFNKLNTYDYFKERLVNLDEDPAYDRHDREAALRKVMETGGLVIGVVYETDKPTFEEQLPGFPEEGLAKRPLDLDPAEYEVLEAQFA; this is encoded by the coding sequence ATGGCTAAGGTGGCGGACTTTCGGGCGGCCCGGCCCACGTGGTGCCCGGGCTGCGGCGACTTCGGCGTGCTCAACGCCCTGACCCGGGCAGTGGCCGACCTGGGGCTGGAGCCTGAGGACGTGGTGGTGGTCTCGGGCATCGGCTGCTCGGGCAAGATCTCCCAGTATTTCGGCGGCTACGGCTTCCACGGCATCCACGGCCGGGCCCTGCCCATCGCCCAGGGCGTCAAGCTGGCCAACCGGGACCTGACGGTGATCGCCGCCGGCGGCGACGGCGACGGGTACGGCATCGGCCTGAGCCACGTGATCCACGCCATCCGGCGGAACGTGGACCTGACGTACATCGTCATGGACAACCACATCTACGGCCTCACCACGGGCCAGCTGGCGCCCACCAGCGACAAGGGCATGAAGACCAAGACCTCGCCCTACGGCTCGGTGGAGGAGCCCATCCGGCCGCTGGAGCTGGCCCTGGCCCAGGGCTGCGGCTTCGTGGCCCAGGCCTTCTCGGGCGAGATCAACCACATGGCCGAGGTCTTCAAGAAGGCGATCCAGCACAAGGGCTTCTCCCTGGTCAACGTGTTCAGCCCCTGCGTGACCTTCAACAAGCTCAACACGTACGACTACTTCAAGGAGCGGCTGGTCAACCTGGACGAGGATCCGGCCTACGACCGCCACGACCGGGAGGCGGCCCTGCGCAAGGTCATGGAGACGGGCGGCCTGGTGATCGGCGTGGTGTACGAGACCGACAAGCCCACCTTCGAAGAGCAGCTGCCGGGCTTCCCCGAGGAGGGTCTGGCCAAGCGGCCCCTCGACCTGGATCCGGCGGAGTACGAGGTGCTGGAGGCCCAGTTCGCCTGA
- a CDS encoding 2-oxoacid:acceptor oxidoreductase subunit alpha: MAKELHHPATGAPTTLTGEFNWKVGGQQGEGIDSTGEIVSQTLNRLGYYVYQYRHFMSLIKGGHTNYKVRAADHLIRHHGDELHVLIAFDQKTIDHNLHELVRDGVIVYDDIFKARIPEGRQVRVYGVPLTKIARELGNPIMKNMVAVGVTAALVGLPVEEFRPTIEARFGAKGGQVVELNMEALRRGFEYGVREIGQVATLPQRPEVRRRLFISGNEAVAFGALAAGCRFLAAYPITPATEIMYWFLKNFPKYGGVVVQAEDEIAAVNMAIGANYAGVRAMTSTSGPGISLMQEAVGLAGMSETPLVIVDVMRGGPSTGLPTKTEQSDLNQLIFGTHGEIPRIVLTPATVEDCFYMAAEAFNLAERYQCPVYLVSDLSLGMSRQSIDGLDYGRIRIDRGSLISQEELDAMERGAYKRYLVTESGISPRSLPGMRNGRYVALGNEHDEAGTEEIEDTSTREIQMKKRMRKLDGLDLGQYVDYYGDEPADRVDLLLVGWGSTIGRIQEAVERLAADGYKVGHLHLRALHPFPKDKVRGYLQAAPKVLVVENNYTGQLAGYLQREVGFHEKLHGCNKYDGDPFLASEIYSRAREVLIHG; encoded by the coding sequence GTGGCCAAGGAGCTGCACCATCCTGCAACGGGTGCTCCCACGACCTTGACGGGCGAGTTCAACTGGAAGGTGGGCGGCCAGCAGGGCGAGGGTATCGACAGCACGGGCGAGATCGTGTCCCAGACCCTGAACCGGCTGGGGTACTACGTCTACCAGTACCGGCACTTCATGTCCCTGATCAAGGGCGGTCACACCAACTACAAGGTGCGGGCCGCCGACCACCTGATCCGGCATCACGGCGACGAGCTGCACGTGCTGATCGCCTTCGACCAGAAGACCATCGACCACAACCTGCACGAGCTGGTGCGGGACGGCGTCATCGTCTACGACGACATCTTCAAGGCGCGCATCCCCGAAGGCCGGCAGGTGCGGGTCTACGGCGTGCCGCTGACCAAGATCGCCCGCGAGCTGGGCAACCCGATCATGAAGAACATGGTGGCCGTGGGCGTCACGGCCGCCCTGGTGGGCCTGCCCGTGGAGGAGTTCCGGCCCACCATCGAGGCCCGCTTCGGTGCCAAGGGCGGCCAGGTGGTCGAGCTCAACATGGAGGCGCTGCGCCGTGGCTTCGAGTACGGCGTCCGGGAGATCGGCCAGGTGGCCACCCTGCCCCAGCGGCCCGAGGTGCGGCGGCGCCTGTTCATCTCGGGTAACGAGGCCGTTGCCTTCGGCGCCCTGGCGGCGGGCTGCCGGTTCCTGGCGGCCTATCCCATCACGCCGGCCACGGAGATCATGTACTGGTTCCTCAAGAACTTCCCCAAGTACGGCGGTGTGGTGGTCCAGGCCGAGGACGAGATCGCGGCGGTCAACATGGCCATCGGCGCCAACTACGCCGGCGTCCGGGCCATGACCTCCACCTCCGGGCCGGGCATCTCGCTGATGCAGGAGGCCGTGGGCCTGGCCGGCATGTCCGAGACGCCGCTGGTGATCGTCGACGTCATGCGCGGCGGCCCGTCCACCGGCCTGCCCACCAAGACCGAGCAGAGCGACCTCAACCAGCTGATCTTCGGCACCCACGGCGAGATCCCGCGCATCGTCCTGACGCCGGCCACCGTGGAGGATTGCTTCTACATGGCGGCCGAGGCGTTCAACCTGGCGGAGCGGTACCAGTGCCCCGTCTACCTGGTCAGCGACCTGTCCCTGGGCATGTCCCGCCAGTCCATCGACGGCCTGGACTACGGCCGCATCCGGATCGACCGCGGGAGCCTCATCAGCCAGGAGGAGCTCGACGCCATGGAGCGCGGCGCCTACAAGCGCTACCTGGTGACGGAGTCGGGCATCTCGCCGCGGAGCCTGCCGGGCATGCGCAACGGCCGCTACGTGGCGCTGGGCAACGAGCACGACGAGGCGGGGACTGAGGAGATCGAAGACACCTCCACCCGCGAGATCCAGATGAAGAAGCGCATGCGCAAGCTGGACGGCCTGGATCTTGGCCAGTACGTCGACTACTACGGGGACGAGCCGGCCGACCGGGTCGACCTGCTGCTGGTGGGCTGGGGCTCCACCATCGGCCGCATCCAGGAGGCGGTGGAGCGCCTCGCGGCCGACGGCTACAAGGTCGGTCACCTGCACCTGCGGGCGCTGCATCCCTTCCCCAAGGACAAGGTCCGCGGCTACCTGCAGGCGGCACCCAAGGTGCTGGTGGTGGAGAACAACTACACCGGCCAGCTGGCGGGTTACCTGCAGCGGGAAGTGGGCTTCCACGAGAAGCTCCACGGCTGCAACAAGTACGACGGCGACCCGTTCCTGGCCAGCGAGATCTATTCCCGGGCGCGCGAGGTGTTGATCCATGGCTAA
- a CDS encoding NAD(P)/FAD-dependent oxidoreductase — MADSKRYVIVGNGVAGTTAAETLKKLDPQSQVTLLAAEPYPLYNRVSLPHYLKGTVSEDKVFMRSVEQHAQRGIDLRLETRVAKVHPDEGVVVTEAGETFPYDKLLVATGGHPRPLPAPGADTPGVYYFQTLDDTRAMVERFATARRAVVVGGSFIAYELAEGFRRRGLEVVWLIRGPRWLRRILDEDGGRLVDLLARDHGVEILYGEEVAEVHAAQGTVKAVTTTGGRVIEADMVGCGLGLDFYTELLDGTGVDVRGGVVTDEYLATNVPGIYAAGDVARFFDVFIGRHNQMGTWNNAMMHGRVAAANMAGARRPYREVPVYSSGLFDSKITAIGATPENHPEVEAVSHVDWDNRQYQRLFFLEGRLVGAVLIGDLRARKKIVDMITQRERVDDPNRLILSLT, encoded by the coding sequence ATGGCCGACTCAAAGCGATACGTCATCGTGGGCAACGGCGTGGCCGGCACCACGGCCGCCGAGACGCTGAAGAAGCTGGACCCGCAGAGCCAGGTCACCCTCCTGGCGGCGGAACCGTACCCGCTCTACAACCGGGTCTCCCTGCCCCACTACCTCAAGGGCACCGTGTCGGAAGACAAGGTCTTCATGCGGTCGGTGGAGCAGCATGCCCAGCGCGGCATCGACCTGCGCCTGGAGACCCGGGTGGCCAAGGTCCACCCCGACGAGGGCGTGGTGGTGACCGAGGCGGGGGAGACCTTTCCATACGACAAGCTGCTGGTGGCGACGGGGGGCCACCCCCGGCCCCTGCCCGCGCCCGGCGCCGACACCCCCGGCGTCTACTACTTCCAGACCCTGGACGATACGCGGGCGATGGTGGAGCGCTTCGCCACGGCCCGGCGGGCGGTGGTGGTCGGCGGCAGCTTCATCGCCTACGAGCTGGCGGAAGGTTTCCGGCGGCGGGGTCTCGAGGTGGTCTGGCTGATCCGCGGACCCCGCTGGCTGCGGCGCATTCTGGATGAGGACGGCGGCCGGCTGGTGGACCTCCTGGCCCGGGACCACGGCGTGGAGATCCTCTACGGCGAGGAAGTGGCCGAGGTCCACGCCGCCCAGGGCACCGTCAAGGCGGTGACCACCACCGGCGGCCGGGTGATCGAGGCCGACATGGTGGGCTGCGGCCTGGGCCTGGACTTTTACACGGAGCTGCTGGACGGCACGGGGGTCGACGTCCGCGGCGGCGTGGTCACCGACGAGTACCTTGCGACCAACGTCCCCGGCATCTACGCCGCCGGCGACGTGGCCCGGTTCTTCGACGTGTTCATCGGCCGGCACAACCAGATGGGCACGTGGAACAACGCCATGATGCACGGCCGGGTGGCGGCGGCCAACATGGCCGGAGCCCGGCGGCCCTACCGCGAGGTGCCCGTCTACTCCAGCGGCCTGTTCGACTCGAAGATCACGGCCATTGGCGCAACCCCCGAGAACCACCCCGAAGTGGAGGCCGTCTCCCACGTGGACTGGGACAACCGCCAGTACCAGCGGCTGTTCTTCCTGGAGGGCCGGCTGGTGGGCGCCGTGCTCATCGGCGACCTGCGCGCCCGCAAGAAGATCGTGGACATGATCACCCAGCGGGAGAGGGTGGACGACCCGAACCGGCTGATCCTCTCCCTGACGTGA
- a CDS encoding amino acid ABC transporter ATP-binding protein has protein sequence MVLCEDVHKWFGHAHVLKGISLEVRQGEVVVIMGPSGSGKSTFIRTINALEPIQRGRIVVDGIELGPDLHRIEAVRREVGMVFQQFNLFPHLTALQNVTLGPVWVRKWPRRRAEELALELLARVGLEEHAHKYPAQLSGGQQQRVAIARALAMQPKVMLFDEPTSALDPEMIKEVLDVMRELAASGMTMLVVTHEVGFAREVADRIVFIDQGMLLEEAPPDRFFREPAHERARRFLSQILHP, from the coding sequence ATGGTGCTGTGCGAGGACGTGCACAAGTGGTTCGGCCACGCCCACGTGCTCAAGGGCATCAGCCTGGAGGTGCGGCAGGGCGAGGTGGTGGTGATCATGGGCCCCTCGGGCTCGGGCAAGTCCACCTTCATCCGCACCATCAACGCCCTGGAGCCCATCCAGCGGGGCCGCATCGTGGTCGACGGCATCGAACTCGGGCCGGACCTGCACCGGATCGAGGCCGTGCGCCGGGAGGTGGGGATGGTCTTCCAGCAGTTCAACCTGTTCCCCCACCTGACGGCGCTGCAGAACGTCACCCTGGGGCCCGTCTGGGTACGCAAGTGGCCCCGCCGCCGGGCGGAGGAACTGGCCCTGGAGCTGCTGGCCCGGGTGGGGCTGGAAGAGCACGCCCACAAGTACCCCGCGCAGCTTTCGGGCGGCCAGCAGCAGCGGGTGGCCATCGCCCGGGCCCTGGCCATGCAGCCGAAGGTGATGCTCTTCGACGAGCCCACCTCGGCCCTGGACCCGGAGATGATCAAGGAAGTCCTGGACGTCATGCGGGAGCTGGCGGCGTCGGGCATGACGATGCTGGTGGTGACCCACGAGGTGGGCTTCGCCCGGGAGGTCGCCGACCGCATCGTGTTCATCGACCAGGGCATGCTGCTGGAGGAGGCGCCGCCCGACCGGTTCTTCCGCGAGCCCGCCCACGAGCGGGCCCGCCGGTTCCTTTCCCAGATCCTGCACCCCTGA
- a CDS encoding amino acid ABC transporter permease, giving the protein MDEPARGSAAGPVAGPAAGPAVPAPVRAPAVPAAEGVPAGPGGPPLATPPPQVPWPQRAAAWIRANLLGTWYHGLLTLVCLTVLVRAGRAVVEWAFTRAQWAVVRDNLLLLLVGAYPRDQLWRVGAALGVLVLLVLAGGLAWAGSARWRRFQLPVVAAWVVLVPAAMALVLSVPRVGGAGTGYGLVLTLVLAVAGITLSFPLGVALALGRVSSLPVVRALSIAYIELVRGTPLMVVLFFSMTALPLFLPPAVRPDLVTRAAAGLVLFTAAYVAEAVRGGLQGVPRGQIEAAQALGLTGTQAVFLVVLPQALRAVIPALVGQFISLFKDTSLVAVWGLLEFVGVAQSVLSNPAYLGRHVEVYAFVAAVYWVFCYGMSLASRRLERRLGVGER; this is encoded by the coding sequence ATGGACGAACCGGCGAGGGGATCCGCGGCAGGTCCCGTGGCGGGGCCCGCAGCAGGCCCGGCGGTGCCCGCGCCGGTCCGGGCCCCGGCCGTGCCGGCGGCGGAGGGCGTCCCGGCCGGTCCCGGCGGGCCCCCGCTGGCGACGCCCCCGCCCCAGGTCCCCTGGCCCCAGCGGGCGGCGGCGTGGATCCGGGCCAACCTGCTGGGGACCTGGTATCACGGCCTGCTGACCCTGGTGTGCCTGACCGTCCTGGTCCGGGCCGGCCGGGCGGTGGTGGAGTGGGCCTTTACCCGCGCCCAGTGGGCCGTGGTCCGGGACAACCTGCTGCTCCTGCTGGTCGGGGCCTACCCCCGCGACCAGCTCTGGCGGGTGGGTGCGGCCCTGGGCGTCCTGGTCCTGCTGGTGCTGGCCGGCGGCCTGGCATGGGCGGGTTCCGCCCGCTGGCGCCGCTTCCAGCTGCCGGTGGTGGCGGCCTGGGTCGTGCTGGTGCCCGCGGCCATGGCCCTGGTGCTGTCGGTGCCCCGGGTCGGGGGCGCGGGGACGGGCTACGGTCTGGTCCTCACCCTGGTGCTGGCCGTGGCCGGCATCACCCTGTCCTTTCCCCTGGGCGTGGCCCTCGCCCTGGGCCGGGTGAGCTCCCTGCCCGTGGTGCGGGCCCTGTCCATCGCCTACATCGAGCTGGTCCGGGGCACGCCGTTGATGGTGGTGCTGTTCTTCTCCATGACGGCCCTGCCCCTGTTCCTGCCGCCGGCGGTGCGGCCCGACCTGGTGACCCGGGCGGCGGCGGGCCTGGTGCTCTTCACCGCCGCCTACGTGGCCGAGGCCGTCCGCGGCGGCCTGCAGGGCGTGCCCCGCGGGCAGATCGAAGCCGCCCAGGCCCTGGGCCTCACCGGCACCCAGGCGGTGTTCCTCGTCGTCCTCCCCCAGGCGCTGCGGGCGGTGATCCCGGCCCTGGTGGGCCAGTTCATCAGCCTGTTCAAGGACACCTCCCTGGTGGCGGTGTGGGGCCTTCTGGAGTTCGTCGGCGTCGCCCAGAGCGTGCTCTCGAACCCCGCCTACCTGGGCCGCCACGTGGAGGTCTACGCCTTCGTGGCGGCGGTGTACTGGGTCTTCTGCTACGGCATGTCCCTGGCCAGCCGGCGGCTGGAGCGGCGGCTGGGCGTGGGCGAGCGGTAG
- a CDS encoding amino acid ABC transporter permease: protein MTARPTRPVQARVADVRLRRLLIQGVVLVAVAAAAVYLIGNVQRNLQQLGITPGFDFLRHPASFAIGETSIAYRASDPYGRAFLAGLVNTLRVSVLGVVLATVVGVTAGLARLSGNGLVRLLASLYVEVTRNTPLLLQLFFWYGAIVYTLPPAAQAITLPGSVFLMNRGLVMPAPKPGPGFGPALAIVLTAAVAAMVAYRRLLRRRVEEGRETRPGLVAAVLLAAGVLAAGFLPPGPPLVLDRPVLARFNFQGGLMLSAEFTALLLALVIYTGAFIAEVVRGGVLAVPRGQWEAAASLGLPPLLVQRLVVFPQALRIIIPPLTSQYLNLIKNSSLAMAVAFPDLLNVSSTIVNQTGRTLEVLLMVGGTYLAFSLLTSLLMNLYNRSLRRGVA, encoded by the coding sequence ATGACCGCACGGCCCACCCGACCGGTGCAGGCCCGGGTGGCCGACGTCCGCCTGCGGCGGCTCCTGATCCAAGGGGTGGTGCTGGTCGCCGTCGCCGCGGCGGCTGTCTATCTGATCGGCAACGTCCAGCGCAATCTGCAACAACTTGGCATCACGCCGGGATTCGACTTCCTGCGGCACCCTGCCTCCTTTGCCATCGGCGAGACGTCCATCGCCTACCGGGCATCCGACCCCTACGGGCGCGCCTTCCTCGCCGGCCTGGTCAACACCCTGCGGGTGTCGGTGCTGGGCGTGGTCCTGGCCACGGTGGTGGGGGTGACGGCCGGCCTGGCGCGGCTCTCCGGCAACGGGCTGGTCCGCCTGCTGGCGTCCCTGTATGTCGAGGTGACGCGGAACACGCCCCTGCTGCTGCAGCTGTTCTTCTGGTACGGGGCCATCGTCTACACCCTGCCGCCGGCGGCCCAGGCCATCACCCTGCCCGGTTCGGTCTTCCTCATGAACCGGGGGCTGGTGATGCCGGCGCCCAAGCCGGGGCCGGGCTTCGGCCCGGCCCTGGCCATCGTGTTGACGGCTGCGGTGGCGGCCATGGTCGCCTACCGGCGGCTGCTGCGCCGGCGGGTGGAGGAGGGGCGGGAGACCCGGCCGGGGCTGGTGGCCGCGGTGCTGCTGGCGGCGGGCGTCCTGGCGGCCGGGTTCCTCCCGCCGGGCCCGCCCCTGGTCCTGGACCGGCCCGTGCTGGCGCGGTTCAACTTCCAGGGGGGCCTGATGCTGTCCGCGGAATTCACCGCCCTGCTTCTGGCCCTGGTGATCTACACCGGCGCCTTCATCGCCGAGGTGGTGCGGGGCGGCGTGCTGGCCGTACCGCGGGGGCAGTGGGAGGCGGCCGCGTCGCTGGGCCTGCCGCCTTTGCTGGTGCAGCGGCTGGTGGTCTTTCCCCAGGCGCTGCGCATCATCATCCCGCCGCTGACCAGCCAGTACCTCAACCTGATCAAGAATTCCAGCCTGGCCATGGCCGTGGCCTTCCCCGACCTGCTCAACGTCAGCAGCACCATCGTCAACCAGACGGGCCGCACCCTGGAGGTGCTGCTGATGGTCGGCGGCACGTACCTGGCCTTCAGCCTGCTGACGTCGCTCTTGATGAACCTCTACAACCGGTCGCTGCGGCGGGGGGTGGCGTGA
- a CDS encoding amino acid ABC transporter substrate-binding protein, translating to MSLRRIRLVAAAVVAMVALVVSACSSGGSQPAGSSGGGGTGGGTAGAEGGQSRLQVVLQRGKLICGVNGQLPGFSYLDPNGQMTGFDADFCRAIAAALFDDPNAVEFRPLSAQERFTAVQSGEVDVLIRNTTWTLGRDTVNGMEFAPTTFYDGGGIMVRKDRNVKTLADLDGATICVLSGTTNEMVLTDRMRALGASFTPKTFEDADQLYATYESGGCDAVTSDKSQLAGRRAVLSDPDNHVILDEMLSKEPLGPAVKNNDSAWFDVVKWVVYATIQAEEFGITSQNVDQFKNSDNPDIRRFLGVEGELGQGLGISNDFAYRVIKHVGNYGEIYDRNLGPNTPFKLERGLNELWTNGGLLYAPPFR from the coding sequence TTGTCGTTACGCCGTATTCGGCTGGTCGCAGCGGCCGTGGTGGCCATGGTGGCCCTGGTGGTGTCGGCCTGCTCGAGCGGCGGCTCGCAGCCGGCGGGTTCTTCCGGCGGGGGAGGCACCGGCGGCGGTACCGCCGGCGCGGAGGGCGGCCAGAGCCGGCTGCAGGTGGTGCTGCAGCGCGGCAAGCTGATCTGCGGCGTCAACGGCCAGCTGCCGGGCTTCAGCTACCTGGACCCCAACGGCCAGATGACGGGCTTTGACGCCGACTTCTGCCGCGCCATCGCCGCGGCCCTGTTCGACGATCCCAACGCCGTCGAGTTCCGGCCCCTCAGCGCCCAGGAGCGGTTCACCGCCGTCCAGTCCGGCGAGGTCGACGTGCTGATCCGCAACACCACCTGGACCCTGGGGCGCGACACCGTCAACGGCATGGAGTTCGCCCCGACCACCTTCTACGACGGCGGCGGCATCATGGTCCGCAAGGACCGCAACGTCAAGACGCTGGCCGACCTGGACGGCGCCACCATCTGCGTCCTCAGCGGCACGACCAACGAGATGGTGCTGACGGACCGGATGCGGGCCCTGGGCGCCAGCTTCACGCCCAAGACCTTCGAAGACGCCGACCAGCTCTACGCCACCTACGAGTCGGGCGGCTGCGACGCCGTCACCAGCGACAAGTCGCAGCTGGCCGGCCGGCGGGCCGTGCTGTCGGATCCCGACAACCACGTGATCCTGGACGAGATGCTGTCCAAGGAGCCGCTGGGTCCCGCCGTCAAGAACAACGACTCGGCGTGGTTCGACGTGGTGAAGTGGGTGGTCTACGCCACCATCCAGGCGGAGGAGTTCGGCATCACCTCCCAGAACGTGGACCAGTTCAAGAACAGCGACAACCCCGACATCCGCCGCTTCCTGGGCGTCGAGGGCGAGCTGGGCCAGGGGCTGGGGATCAGCAACGACTTCGCCTACCGCGTGATCAAGCACGTGGGCAACTACGGCGAGATCTACGACCGCAACCTGGGGCCGAACACGCCCTTCAAGCTGGAGCGCGGGCTCAACGAGCTGTGGACCAACGGCGGCTTGCTGTACGCGCCGCCCTTCCGCTGA
- the proC gene encoding pyrroline-5-carboxylate reductase → MTGPDTTLALIGAGKMAECLIAGWVEAGFDPRAIAVTNRRNDGRLAELAGRYGVRAARDKATVLKGARVVLMAVKPADMATALEQVAPHLEPGAVVVSVAAGIRLADMARRLPGHPHLVRAMPNTASRLRQAVTALCAAPTCSPEASARARWLFDQVGATVEVGEEAFDAVTALSGSGPAYVYLLVEAMLEAARDLGLPDGVARDLAVWTVVGAGSMLRETGLPPAELRRQVTSPNGTTAAAIAVLEEMAVPVAVRRAVKRAAARAAELAALIAGSGTASPAAPQVPGTPAATARAAAPGGA, encoded by the coding sequence ATGACCGGTCCGGACACGACCCTGGCCCTGATCGGCGCCGGCAAGATGGCCGAATGCCTGATCGCCGGCTGGGTGGAGGCCGGGTTCGACCCGCGGGCCATCGCCGTGACCAACCGCCGCAACGACGGGCGCCTGGCCGAACTGGCCGGCCGCTACGGCGTGCGGGCGGCCCGGGACAAGGCGACGGTCCTCAAGGGCGCCCGGGTGGTGCTGATGGCCGTCAAGCCCGCGGATATGGCCACCGCCCTGGAGCAGGTGGCACCCCACCTGGAACCGGGGGCCGTGGTGGTGTCGGTGGCCGCCGGCATCCGGCTGGCCGATATGGCGCGGCGCCTGCCGGGTCACCCCCACCTGGTGCGGGCCATGCCCAACACCGCCAGCCGGCTGCGCCAGGCCGTCACCGCCCTGTGCGCCGCCCCGACCTGCAGCCCGGAGGCCTCCGCCCGGGCCCGCTGGCTCTTCGACCAGGTGGGCGCCACCGTGGAGGTCGGCGAGGAAGCCTTCGACGCCGTCACCGCCCTAAGCGGCAGCGGCCCGGCCTACGTGTACCTGCTGGTGGAGGCGATGCTGGAGGCCGCCCGGGACCTGGGCCTCCCCGACGGGGTCGCCCGGGACCTGGCCGTCTGGACCGTGGTGGGTGCGGGCAGCATGCTGCGGGAGACGGGCCTGCCGCCCGCCGAGCTGCGCCGCCAGGTCACCTCGCCCAACGGCACCACCGCTGCCGCCATCGCCGTGCTGGAAGAGATGGCCGTGCCCGTGGCGGTGCGCCGGGCGGTGAAACGGGCGGCAGCCCGGGCGGCGGAGCTGGCCGCGCTGATCGCAGGAAGTGGTACGGCCTCCCCCGCAGCCCCCCAGGTGCCGGGGACGCCTGCGGCGACGGCACGGGCGGCCGCGCCCGGCGGTGCGTGA
- a CDS encoding 4a-hydroxytetrahydrobiopterin dehydratase, with the protein MAQRLDEPAIRQRLAVLPGWERAGDAIRRTYRLAGFRDAVFFMNAVAALAEGMNHHPDVDIRYRQVTLTLTTHSAGGLTDRDFELAEAIERYTARWRGDQGGQEAGPAS; encoded by the coding sequence ATGGCGCAGCGCCTCGACGAACCGGCCATCCGCCAGCGGCTGGCGGTGCTCCCGGGATGGGAGCGGGCGGGCGACGCCATCCGGCGGACGTACCGCCTGGCCGGCTTCCGCGATGCCGTGTTCTTCATGAACGCCGTGGCCGCCCTGGCCGAGGGGATGAACCACCACCCCGACGTGGACATCCGCTACCGCCAGGTCACCCTGACCCTGACCACCCACAGCGCCGGCGGGCTGACGGACCGGGACTTCGAGCTGGCGGAAGCCATCGAACGGTACACCGCCCGCTGGCGGGGCGACCAGGGCGGTCAGGAGGCGGGTCCGGCCTCATGA
- a CDS encoding PaaI family thioesterase, with product MTASGVPQGDGPRPGGAPGTAKPAVDRHHAAPPAGQVAPGQTAGGETSPGPAAPDPGGHPDDAIPFRRHVGIRVVEAGGGRAVLVLPARPEVGNRFGNVHGGALATLVDGAMSNAILSRLPAHDRIGGTVELSIRFLEPATGDVRAEGRVLRVGGRIAFAQADVWDERGRMVATAQGSYVLHRQRPPEEPAPPDSSGRGSQPG from the coding sequence ATGACGGCGTCCGGCGTTCCCCAAGGGGACGGCCCGCGGCCCGGCGGGGCGCCGGGCACGGCCAAGCCGGCGGTCGACCGGCACCACGCGGCGCCGCCGGCCGGGCAGGTGGCGCCCGGCCAGACCGCAGGCGGTGAGACGTCACCCGGCCCGGCGGCACCCGACCCCGGCGGCCACCCCGACGACGCCATCCCCTTCCGCCGGCACGTGGGCATCCGGGTGGTGGAAGCCGGCGGCGGCCGGGCGGTGCTGGTCCTCCCCGCCCGCCCCGAGGTGGGCAACCGCTTCGGGAATGTCCACGGCGGGGCCCTGGCCACCCTGGTGGATGGTGCCATGAGCAACGCCATCCTCTCGCGGCTGCCGGCTCACGACCGCATCGGCGGGACGGTGGAGCTGTCCATCCGCTTTCTGGAGCCCGCCACCGGGGACGTCCGCGCCGAGGGGCGGGTCCTGCGGGTGGGCGGCCGCATCGCCTTCGCCCAGGCGGACGTCTGGGACGAGCGGGGGCGGATGGTGGCCACGGCCCAGGGCAGCTACGTGCTGCACCGGCAGCGGCCCCCGGAGGAACCGGCCCCGCCGGATTCGTCCGGCAGGGGATCGCAACCGGGGTAG